A genomic segment from Hippoglossus stenolepis isolate QCI-W04-F060 chromosome 3, HSTE1.2, whole genome shotgun sequence encodes:
- the cttnbp2nla gene encoding CTTNBP2 N-terminal-like protein: MVEFLRSADEHMKSKLNMDSLSKPELLMLFSILEGELEARDLVIDALKAQRKELFIQERYGRYNLSDPFLALQRDSQAVGDQSKDPGCSAPASNPLVVLKLVVSHCRRMQEKMLAQLAAAESRHRMVIADLEEEKRRHAEDTAEGDDVTYILEKERERLQQQLEFERSQVRRLEKEQRRIADQLEEERAQHKQLSCALAKECKWASARALEEGHRQTELSRKLDKEKEACHALEKELEDERRRTLRMEARVEEQLAEFDTEREQLRSRLKKEEAHCQQLQQQVEELKRNLEEVNMMTDAAPVEADEKEWATKVPPGKTTVDTIEVEDIEEDRNQPVQPKVNGHHCPMETNGHHGPNNVLPETMCQENGNENPPVHQNQTSFSPSALPPSSPCASPVLAKRPGGSPSPGSYQSPYQAGINQRFHAARHKFQGTTDPEPQSQAAPPAPPLSPKELPTVTNTSSPEASPVKQMARSTVTQVLSRFTTVQQNATPKLAAPNNSPFGTDYRSLAAPLSPVIGRAAGALPQGIRSPIIPRADRGNPPPIPPKKPGLAQAPPSPAAVPRSSSHFSDSPLSGSCGLTSGQEGVKELDMVVSSN, encoded by the exons ATGGTGGAGTTTCTGCGGAGCGCGGACGAGCACATGAAG TCCAAGCTGAACATGGATAGTTTGAGCAAGCCGGAGTTGCTGATGCTTTTCAGCATCCTGGAGGGAGAGCTGGAGGCCCGGGACCTGGTCATTGATGCCCTGAAG GCCCAGCGTAAAGAGCTGTTCATCCAGGAGCGCTACGGCAGATACAACCTCAGCGACCCCTTCCTggccctgcagagagacagcCAGGCCGTGGGTGATCAGAGCAAGGACCCGGGCTGTTCTGCCCCAGCCTCCAACCCTCTGGTGGTTCTCAAACTGGTGGTGAGCCACTGCAGGAGGATGCAAGAGAAGATGTTGGCCCAGCTGGCTGCAGCGGAGAGCAGGCACAGAATG GTCATTGCAgatctggaggaggaaaagaggaggcaTGCTGAGGACACAGCCGAGGGAGATGACGTCACTTACATcctggagaaggagagggagcgCTTACAACAACAG CTGGAGTTTGAGCGTAGCCAGGTCCGGCGGTTGGAAAAAGAACAGCGGCGAATTGCTGACCAGCTCGAAGAAGAACGGGCACAGCACAAACAGCTCTCCTGCGCTTTGGCCAAAGAGTGCAAGTGGGCGAGTGCCAGAGCTCTGGAGGAGGGTCACCGGCAGACTGAGCTGAGCCGTAAACTCGACAAG GAAAAGGAGGCATGTCACGCCTTGGAAAAAGAGctggaggatgagaggaggcgAACGCTTCGGATGGAGGCGCgagtggaggagcagctggctGAGTTTGACACGGAGCGAGAGCAACTCCGCTCACGCTTAAAGAAGGAGGAGGCTCACTGTCAACAGCTACAACAGCAG GtagaggagctgaagaggaacctGGAGGAGGTGAACATGATGACAGATGCAGCGCCAGTGGAGGCAGATGAGAAGGAGTGGGCCACTAAAGTTCCTCCAGGAAAAACAACAGTAGACACTATCGAGGTCGAGGACATTGAGGAAGACAGAAACCAGCCCGTGCAACCAAAAGTCAACGGTCATCATTGTCCAATGGAGACCAACGGGCACCACGGTCCAAACAACGTTCTCCCAGAGACAATGTGCCAAGAGAACGGGAATGAAAACCCTCCAGTTCATCAGAACCAGACGTCATTCTCCCCCTCCGCtctgcctccttcctccccctgcGCCTCGCCTGTTCTTGCTAAACGTCCAGGAGGCAGCCCCAGTCCTGGTAGCTACCAGTCTCCCTACCAGGCCGGGATCAACCAGCGCTTCCATGCTGCTCGTCACAAGTTCCAGGGTACGACTGACCCAGAACCTCAGTCCCAGGCCGCCCCGccggctcctcctctctcgccAAAGGAACTCCCCACTGTGACCAACACCTCCTCCCCGGAGGCCAGTCCAGTCAAGCAGATGGCCCGCAGCACAGTCACCCAGGTCCTGTCTCGCTTTACCACTGTCCAGCAGAATGCTACACCAAAGCTCGCGGCACCAAACAACTCGCCCTTTGGTACAGACTACCGCAGCCTGGCAGCGCCCTTGTCTCCCGTCATTGGAAGGGCAGCGGGGGCTCTTCCCCAGGGGATCAGATCACCCATCATCCCCAGGGCGGACAGGGGAAATCCTCCACCCATCCCCCCTAAGAAGCCCGGTCTGGCACAGGCCCCTCCATCCCCGGCGGCGGTTCCCAGGTCTTCGAGCCATTTCTCCGACAGCCCCCTCTCAGGCAGCTGTGGCCTCACCTCCGGCCAGGAGGGAGTCAAAGAACTGGACATGGTGGTTTCATCCAATTAA